One part of the Nitrospirota bacterium genome encodes these proteins:
- a CDS encoding phosphate-starvation-inducible PsiE family protein, translated as MLPLVKKVERAVILLLIVLMLAVVVLAAIELAWVIAKDIVSPPVIILEIAELLEIFGLFLLVLIGVELLEMIKVYLQENVVHVEVVFMVAMVAIARKVVILDVKTLSGLTLVGIAAVILALSAGYFLVKRTQQKREG; from the coding sequence ATGCTTCCCCTTGTGAAGAAAGTTGAAAGAGCTGTTATTCTTCTGCTTATCGTATTGATGCTGGCCGTCGTCGTGCTGGCTGCGATAGAGTTGGCCTGGGTCATCGCAAAGGACATCGTCTCGCCGCCGGTCATCATTCTGGAGATTGCCGAGTTGCTCGAGATATTCGGCCTCTTCCTGCTTGTCCTGATAGGGGTCGAGCTTTTGGAGATGATAAAGGTTTACCTGCAGGAGAACGTCGTCCACGTCGAGGTGGTCTTCATGGTGGCAATGGTCGCCATCGCCCGCAAGGTCGTCATTCTCGATGTAAAGACGCTTTCGGGCCTCACGCTGGTCGGCATCGCCGCCGTCATCCTGGCACTGTCGGCCGGATATTTCCTGGTGAAGCGCACGCAGCAAAAGAGGGAGGGCTGA